A stretch of Parvimonas micra DNA encodes these proteins:
- a CDS encoding iron transporter, which yields MKKSKMVVTLALLASVGLVGCQKNDTAKINELQKSIEEKDKKIAELNDKLKEAGGDDEKAEDAEKPGESGFEEIKIGEEKIVGPFQVATVYFQGVDMIPEGRQPSAAESDMHLEADIHLTKEAGKKYGFGSGKDIWPAYLTVNYKVLSTDGKEVTSGSMMPMNADDGAHYGTNIKKNVLKVGKYKLVIEIQPSADYLLHTDEETGVPAIKDGGKEAASKYYEKQTVEFEWNYTGEQLQNK from the coding sequence ATGAAAAAATCAAAAATGGTTGTAACATTAGCATTATTAGCGTCAGTAGGTTTAGTTGGCTGTCAAAAAAATGACACAGCAAAAATAAATGAATTGCAAAAATCAATTGAAGAAAAAGACAAAAAAATTGCTGAATTAAATGATAAATTAAAAGAAGCCGGTGGCGACGATGAAAAAGCTGAAGATGCTGAAAAACCAGGTGAATCAGGATTTGAAGAAATAAAAATTGGAGAAGAAAAAATTGTAGGTCCTTTCCAAGTTGCTACAGTTTATTTTCAAGGAGTTGATATGATTCCTGAAGGAAGACAACCTAGTGCTGCAGAATCAGATATGCACTTAGAAGCTGACATTCATTTGACTAAAGAAGCTGGTAAAAAATATGGTTTCGGTAGTGGAAAAGATATTTGGCCTGCATATTTAACAGTAAATTATAAAGTATTATCAACTGATGGAAAAGAAGTTACTTCAGGATCAATGATGCCAATGAACGCTGATGATGGTGCTCACTATGGAACAAATATCAAAAAGAATGTTCTTAAAGTTGGTAAGTATAAATTAGTTATCGAAATTCAACCTTCAGCTGATTACTTATTACACACTGATGAAGAAACAGGTGTTCCTGCTATTAAAGATGGCGGAAAAGAAGCTGCTTCAAAGTACTATGAAAAACAAACTGTTGAGTTTGAATGGAATTATACTGGAGAACAATTACAAAATAAATAA